CGGGTTCAAGTCCCGCTATGAGCTCCACGTATTTTGTGAGAAGCTAAATTTAATATAAATTTTTATTTGATGAAACACATATCATAACGGAGGATAAGATGGCTAAAGAAAAATTTTCACGCAACAAGCCACACGTAAATATAGGTACCATTGGTCACGTTGACCACGGTAAAACAACTTTGACAGCTGCCATTTCTGCTGTTCTTTCAAGAAAAGGTCTTGCTGAGCTTAAAGATTATGATAATATCGATAATGCTCCAGAAGAGAAAGAGCGTGGTATAACTATCGCTACTTCACACATTGAGTATGAGACAGAAAATCGCCACTATGCTCACGTTGATTGTCCAGGACACGCCGACTATGTTAAAAATATGATTACTGGTGCGGCTCAAATGGATGGTGCGATACTAGTTGTTTCTGCTGCTGATGGTCCGATGCCACAAACTAGAGAGCATATTCTACTTTCTCGCCAAGTCGGCGTTCCATATATAGTTGTATTTATGAATAAGGCTGATATGGTTGATGATGCTGAACTTTTAGAGTTAGTTGAGATGGAAATTCGTGAGCTTTTAAACGAATATAACTTCCCAGGCGATGATACGCCTATTATAGCTGGTTCTGCACTTAAAGCTCTTGAAGAGGCTAAAGCAGGTCAAGATGGTGAGTGGTCAGCAAAAGTTATGGAGCTTATGGCTGCAGTTGACAGCTATATACCAACTCCAACTCGTGCAACTGATAAAGACTTCTTGATGCCTATCGAAGATGTTTTCTCAATATCAGGTCGTGGAACAGTTGTTACTGGTAGAATCGAAAAAGGTGTTGTAAAGGTTGGTGACACTATTGAGATTGTTGGTATCCGTGACACTCAAACAACAACAGTTACTGGTGTTGAGATGTTTAGAAAAGAGATGGATCAAGGCGAGGCCGGCGACAATGTTGGTGTTTTATTAAGAGGTACTAAAAAAGAGGATGTTGAGCGTGGTATGGTTTTATGTAAGCCAAAATCAATAACTCCTCATACAAAATTTGAAGGTGAAGTTTATATCTTGACTAAAGAAGAAGGTGGACGCCACACTCCATTCTTTAATAATTATAGACCACAATTTTATGTTAGAACAACTGACGTTACAGGCTCTATTACACTTCCAGAAGGAACTGAGATGGTTATGCCTGGTGATAATATAAGAATTTCTGTTGAGCTTATCGCTCCAGTTGCACTTGAAGAAGGTACACGTTTTGCGATCCGCGAGGGTGGTAGAACTGTTGGTTCAGGCGTTGTTTCTAAAATACTTGCATAATTCAAATAAAGAGCGATTAAATTCGCTCTTTAAATTTTAAGGAAAATTGATGAGAGTTAAAGTTGGTTTAAAATGTTCTGAAAGTGGTGATATAAACTACACTACAACTAAAAATAGTAAGACTATGACAGAAAAGTTAGAGCTTAAAAAATATTGCCCAAGACTTAAAAAACATACTATTCACAAAGAAGTAAAATTAAAAAGTTAATGGGCTAATACCATTAGGGCAATAGCTCCAACGGTAGAGCACTGGATTCCAAATCCAATGGTTGGGGGTTCGAATCCCTCTTGCCCTGCCATAATAAGGTTAAAAATGGAAAAATTAATAAATTATATAAAATTATCTAAGCTTGAAATTTTAAAAGTTATATTTCCTACCAAAGAGCAAGTAAGAAATGCTTTTATTACAGTTTTTATCGTAGTTGCAGTAGTATCACTTTTTTTGGCGTTAGTTGATGCGATTATGTCATTTACGCTTTCTAAAATAATATAAGGAATTGTAAGATGGCACATAAGTGGTATGCTATTCAGACTTATGCTGGTAGTGAGATGGCTGTTAAAAGAGGTATTGAAAATTTAGTAAAAGATCATGGTATTGAAGATCGGTTAAAGAATGTTATAGTTCCTACTGAAGATGTCATAGAGATTAAAAATGGAAAACAAAAGATAAATGAGAGAACTCTTTATCCAGGTTATGCTTTTGCACTATTAGATCTTGATACTGCTCTTTGGCATAAAATTCAGTCCTTGCCAAAAGTTAGTAGATTTATAGGTGAGCAAAAAAAGCCTACGCCTTTAAGCGATAAAGATATTAATACAATTTTGGAAAAAGTAGAAAAACGTGCTGCACCTAAACCAAAAATCTTCTTTGAAGAAGGTGAGAGTGTTCGAATAATAGATGGTCCTTTTGCAAACTTTACAGGTATTGTAGAAGAATACGATATGGTTCATGGAAAACTTCGTCTAAATGTCTCGATATTTGGTAGAAGCACACCAGTTGATATTTTATATTCACAAGTTGAGAAGATAATCTAAGGAGAAAGTTTATGGCTAAGAAAGTTATAGGCGAAATTAAATTACAAATTGCTGCTACAAAGGCAAATCCAAGCCCTCCAGTTGGTCCAGCACTTGGTCAAAAGGGTGTAAATATTATGGAATTTTGTAAAGCATTTAACGAAAGAACAAAAGATATGGTGGGGTTTAATATCCCTGTAGTTATAACTGTTTATGCTGACAAAAGCTTTACATTTATTACAAAGCAACCACCTGCAACAGACCTTATAAAAAAAGCTGCTGGTATAGCAAAAGGAACAGATAACCCTTTAAAAAACAAAGTTGGTAAACTTACAAAAGCTCAAGTTTTAGAGATAGTTGAGAAAAAACTTGCAGATTTAAATACAAAAGATAAAGAGCAAGCGGCTAAGATCATTGCTGGTTCAGCTCGTTCAATGGGTGTCGAAGTAATAGACTAAAACCTTTACCGTCGGGTTGATTAACATAAGACGGAAGCACTTTAAAATGCGGAGAATTTAATGGGAAAAACTACTAAAAGATTTGCTGAGTTACTAAAAAAAGTAGATGCAAATAAAATTTATAATCTTACAGAGGCGATAGATACTATCAAAACTTTATCATCTGCTAAATTTGATGAGACAGTTGAGATTGCTCTTAAACTAAATGTTGATCCAAGACATGCAGACCAGATGGTTCGTGGCTCGGTAGTATTACCAGCTGGGACAGGCAAGACTGTTCGTGTTGCAGTCATTGCAAAAGATGCTAAAGCTGATGAGGCTAAGGCTGCTGGTGCTGATATAGTTGGTTCTGATGAGCTTGTAGAGGATATTCAAAAGGGTATTATGAACTTTGATGTTCTTATAGCAACACCAAATTTAATGGGGCTAGTTGGTAAAGTCGGTCGTATCCTTGGACCAAAAGGTCTTATGCCAAATCCAAAAACAGGCACAGTTACTATGGACGTAGCTCAAGCCGTTAACAATGCAAAGAGCGGTCAGGTAAATTTCCGTGTTGATAAGCAAGGAAATATACACGCTGGTCTTGGTAAAGTAAGCTTTAGTAAAGAGCAACTCGTTGAAAATATTTCAACTTTTATAAAAGCTATAAACAAACATAAACCGGCTACAGCAAAAGGTAGATATGTTAAAAATGCTACATTGTCATTAACAATGAGTCCGTCTATTGCACTTGATACTCAAGAAGTTATGGATCTAAAATAGATTTATGAGCCTCTTTAGAGGCTCTTTTAAATTTAAGCTAAAAATGTGAATACTTTAGTATTTAGATTTTTATCTTAGATTGGAGATAGCCGAGGCCTTAGGGCTTAATTGATTCGACCCACTCTGCTTGAAATCACCGGTCGGAAAGGAGTAATATGACACGTAACGAAAAATCGAAAGTTATAGCTAATCTTGAAAATGAATTTAAAGAAGCACAAGCGATTGTTGTTTGTGATTATCGCGGTTTAAGTGTTAAAAGACTTGAAGTTTTAAGAAATGCTGCTAGAGAGCAAGGTGTAAAAGTTCAAGTTATCAAAAATACACTCGCTAATATAGCTCTTAATAATGTAGAAAAAAGTGGATTGGATCTAAAAGATACAAATATCTACGTTTGGGGTGAAGATCAACTAGCTGTAACAAAAGTTGTTGTTAAATTTGAAGAGAGTAATTCTGAGCTTTTTAAAATTAAGACAGCATATATCGATGGAGAGGTTGCAAAAGCTGAAAAAGTTGTCGCTCTTTCTAAAATGCCTAGTCGTGATGAGCTTCTTGGTATGCTTTTGCAAGTTTGGAATGCGCCTATCCAAAATTTCACAATTGGACTAAATGCGCTTAGAGAGAAAAAAGAACAATCAGCATAAAATTTAGAAGGATAATAAAATGGCAATTACTAAAGAAGATGTATTAGAATTTATTTCTAACCTTTCAGTATTAGAGTTAAGTGAACTTGTAAAAGAGTTTGAAGAGAAATTTGGTGTAAGTGCTGCTCCAGTTATGGTAGCTGGCGGTGCTGTAGCTGGCGGTGCTGCTGAGGCAGCTGAAGAGAAGACTGAATTTAACGTAGTTTTAGTTGATTCAGGTGATAAAAAAATCAACGTTATTAAGGTTGTTAGAGCTCTTACGGGTCTTGGTCTTAAAGAGGCAAAAGATGCAGTTGAGGGAACCCCATCTGTTCTTAAAGAGGGCATCAGCAAAGATGAAGCTGAGGCAGCTAAAAAAGAGCTTGAAGAAGCTGGTGCTAAAGTCGAGCTTAAATAATTTCAACTTGAAGTTATTAATCGCAGAGAGGGCAATGCTCTCTCTTTTTTTAAATTTAGACGCCTTTTTAAAAGGGCTATACTTTCTTTCAAAATTACCACGAGGTAGATGCAATGTTAAATAGCTTATACTCAGGAAATCGTCTTAGAGTTGATTTCTCTAATGTCGCCAAAGAGATAGATGTTCCTAACCTACTACAATTACAAAAAAAGAGTTTTGATAATTTTTTAAATTTAGATAATAATCAAGCAGAGAGTGGAATCGAAAAAGTTTTTAGATCAATTTTTCCTATTCACGATCCACAAAATCGTCTAAGCTTAGAATATGTCAGTTCTGAGATCGGTAAATCAAAATATACTATTAGAGAGTGTATTGAGCGTGGTCTTACATATTCTGTAAATTTAAAGATGAAAATTCGCCTTATTCTTCACGAAAAAGATGAAAAAACTGGTGAAAAGATAGGCGTTAAAGATATAAAAGAGCAAGAAATTTATATTAGAGAAATTCCTTTAATGACAGATAGAATTTCATTTATTATCAATGGCGTTGAGCGTGTTGTTGTTAATCAACTTCACAGAAGTCCAGGCGTTATTTTTAAACAAGAAGAGAGTGCGACTGTTGCAAACAAGCTTATTCATACAGCTCAAATCATACCAGATCGTGGCTCTTGGTTATACTTTGAATATGATACAAAAGACGTTTTATACGTTAGAATTAATAAACGCAGAAAAGTACCTATAACTATACTATTTAGAGCACTTGGATATAAAAAACAAGATATTATAAAGCTATTTTATCCAATTCAAACATTAGGCATTAAAAATAATAAATTTTTGACACCATTTAATCCAGATGATTATCTTGGTAGGATTGATTATGATATAAAAGATGAAAATGGCAATGTCCTTCATCAAGCCGGTAAGCGTTTAACTAAGAAAAAAGCAGATAAGCTTATCGAAGATGGTGTAAAATGGGTTGAGTATCCAACAGAAGTTTTACTTAGCCGTTATTTGGCATCCCCTGTTATAAATAAAGAAAGTGGCGAAGTGCTTTATGATATACTTTCTCAACTTGATGAAAATAAACTCATTAAAATTTTAAACGAACAAGATAGTATTGAGATTATCAATAACTCAGCTTCTGGCGTTGATGACGCAATTATTAACTCATTTATCGCTGATAATGAGATGCTTAAAATTTTACGCCAAACCGAAGGTGTAGATGATGAAAACGACCTTTCTGCAATTAGAATTTATAAAGTTATGCGTCCTGGCGAGCCAGTCGTAAAAGAGGCAGCAAAGAGCTTTGTAAATGATATATTCTTTAATCCAGAGAGATACGATCTGACAAAAGTTGGTCGTATGAAGATGAATCACAAGCTTGGGCTTGATGTACCAGAATATGTAACAGTTTTAACTAGTGAAGATATCATAAAAACGGCAAAATATCTTATAAAAGTTAAAAATGGGCAAGGATATATCGACGATCGCGATCACCTTGGAAATAGACGTATTAGATCTATCGGTGAACTTTTGGCTAATGAGCTTCATTTGGGATTTGTTAAGATGCAAAAGGCGATCCGCGATAAATTTACAAGTCTAAGCAGTAATGTAGAAGAGATAATGCCATATGATCTTATAAATCCAAAGATGATAACAGCTACGATAATGGAATTTTTTACTGGCGGACAGCTAAGCCAGTTTATGGATCAGACAAATCCGCTGAGCGAAGTTACTCACAAACGCCGTCTTTCAGCACTTGGTGAAGGTGGCTTAGTTAAAGAGCGTGCTGGATTTGAAGTGCGTGACGTACATCCTACGCACTATGGTCGTATTTGTCCTATTGAGACGCCAGAAGGTCAAAATATCGGTCTTATCAACACCCTTGCTACATATGCTAAAGTAAATGAACTTGGTTTTGTTGAAGCACCATACAAAAAGGTCGTTGACGGCAAGGTAACTGATGAGATTATATATATAACAGCAACCCAAGAAGAGGGTAACGTCATAGCTCCTGCTTCGACAAAAGTCGATGAGAATGGTTATATTGTTGAAGATTTGTTAGAAGTTAGGCGTGAGGGTGAGATGATGCTTGCACGTCGAGAAGAGGTAACACTTATAGACCTTTGCTCTGGCATGATAGCTGGTGTGGCTGCATCGCTAATTCCATTTTTAGAACATGATGACGCTAACCGTGCTTTGATGGGATCAAATATGCAGCGTCAAGCTGTTCCATTACTTCGTTCTACAGCCCCAATAGTTGGAACTGGTATGGAGAGCGTTATCGCACGTGATACTTGGGAAAGTGTAAAGGCTAAACGCGGTGGTATCGTAGAAAAAGTAGATAATAAAAATATATTTATTTTAGGTGAAGATGAAGCAGGTCCATTTATAGACCATTACTCTCTTGATAAAAATTTAAGAACAAACCAAAATACAACTTTTTCTCAACACCCTATTGTTAAAAAAGGTGAAGAGATCGAGGCAGATCAGATAATAGCTGATGGTCCGAGCATGGAGAAAGGTGAGCTTGCGATCGGTAAAAACGCTCTTATCGCATTTATGCCTTGGAATGGATATAACTACGAAGACGCGATTGTTATAAGCGAAAAGATGATACGCGAAGATGCATTTACAAGCGTTCATATTTATGAAAAAGAGATAGAGGCTCGTGAGTTAAAAGACGGAGTAGAAGAGATCACAAAAGATATTCCAAACGTTAAAGAAGAGGACTTATTACATCTTGATGAGAGCGGCATCATAAAGATAGGAACACAAATAAAGCCTGGTATGATTTTAGTAGGCAAAGTATCTCCAAAAGGCGAGGTCAAACCAACTCCTGAAGAGCGGTTGCTTCGTGCTATATTTGGCGAAAAAGCAGGACACGTTGTCAACAAATCCCTATATGCGACTGCTTCTATGGAAGGCGTCGTGGTTGATGTTAAAATTTTTACGAAAAAGGGACATGAGAAGGATGCTAGGACAAACAAAGCTTATGAGGAAGAGAAATCAATCTTAGAAAAAGAGCACCACGATAGACTTTTGATGTTAGATCGCGAAGAAATGTTAAAAGTAACATCTTTACTATCTAAAAATGTACTAACATCAGCACAAACTATAAACAAAAAAGAGTATAAAAAAGGTGCAAAGATAGCAATAGATGATTTAGAAAACGCTAATCGCTTTACGCTAAATGCTATCGTTAAAAGCTTCTCAAAAGAGGTGCAAAAGCAGTATGATGAGCTTAAAAATCACTTCCAAAATGAGAAGAAAAAACTTAAAGAAGAACACGATGCTAAAATAGAAATTTTAGAAAAAGACGATATATTGCCAAGTGGTGTAGTCAAGCTTGTTAAGGTCTATGTGGCTACAAAACGTAAACTAAAAGTGGGTGATAAGATGGCTGGACGGCACGGAAATAAAGGTATCGTCTCAAATATAGTTCCAGAGGTTGATATGCCATATCTACCTAGTGGTCAGATAGTTGACATAGTGCTTAACCCTCTAGGTGTTCCTAGCCGTATGAATATTGGTCAAATTTTAGAGAGTCACTTAGGTCTTGTTGGCTACCGCTTAGGTGAGCAGATAAATGAAATTTTTGAGACTAAAAAGAGCGAATGGATAAAAGAGTTACGTGCTAAAATGATAGAGATAGCAAGCGTATCAAAGCTTATGGATGCAAAAAATGCACTTAGTAAGATGAGTGATGATAAGTTACTTGAATATGCTAAAGATTGGCGACAAGGCGTGAGATTTGCGACACCTATTTTTGAAGGTGTTAAAGTTGAGGATTTTGCCAAGCTATTTGAGATGGCACACATCGACCCAGACGGTAAAACAGAGCTATACGATGGACGCACAGGTTCAAAAATTCGTGAGCGTGTTAATGTTGGTTGTATGTATATGCTTAAACTTCACCACCTTGTTGACGAGAAAGTCCATGCTAGAAGCACTGGACCATACAGTCTGGTTACTCAGCAGCCTGTCGGTGGCAAAGCATTGTTTGGTGGACAAAGATTTGGAGAGATGGAGGTTTGGGCTTTAGAGGCTTACGGTGCAGCACACACGCTTCGTGAGATGCTAACAGTCAAATCAGACGATGTAGAGGGTCGTTTATCAGCATACAAGGCATTAACACGTGGTGAAAATGTCCCAGAGACAGGCATACCAGAGACGTTCTTTGTTCTTACAAATGAGCTAAAATCACTAGCTTTAGATGTTGAGATATATGATGAGGATGAGAGTAATGAAAACGAATAATTTAATACCGATTGAGATAAAAGAAGATCATAGACCACGAAATTTCGAGGCCTTTCAACTTCGTTTGGCTAGTCCAGAAAAGATAAAATCTTGGAGTCACGGCGAGGTAAAAAAGCCTGAAACTATAAACTATCGCACACTTAAGCCTGAGCGTGATGGTCTTTTTTGTGCTAAAATTTTTGGACCGATAAGAGATTATGAGTGCCTTTGTGGAAAATACAAAAAGATGCGTTATAAGGGCGTTAAGTGCGAAAAATGTGGCGTTGAAGTAACTAGCTCAAAAGTTCGTCGCTCACGTATGGGACACATTGAGCTTGTAACTCCTGTAGCTCATATTTGGTATGTAAATTCACTTCCAAGTCGCATAGGAACGTTGCTTGGTATAAAAATGAAAGATCTTGAGCGTGTGCTTTATTATGAGGCATATATAGTCGAAGAACCAGGCGAGGCATTTTATGATAATGAGAATTCTAAAAAGGTTGAAAAATACGATGTCTTAAATGAAGAACAGTATCAAAGCTTAGCTCAACGCTATGAAAATAATGGTTTTGTCGCTAGAATGGGTGGTGAAGTTATCCGCGATATGCTTACTGATATTGATCTAATGGCTACATTAGAGCAACTTAAGGCTGAAGCTGAGGCTACAAATTCAGAAGCAAAGAAAAAAACTATTGTTAAGCGTTTAAAAGTTATTGAGAGCTTTTTAAACTCAGGCAATCGCCCAGAGTGGATGATGATTACAAATTTACCTGTGCTACCGCCTGATTTACGCCCACTTGTCAGCCTTGATGGCGGTAAATTTGCTGTTTCAGATGTTAACGATTTATATCGTCGTGTAATAAATAGAAACAGTCGTTTAAAGCGTCTTTTAGAACTTGATGCACCTGAGATTATTATAAGAAACGAAAAGCGTATGCTTCAAGAGGCAGTAGATGCACTATTTGACAATGGCCGTAGAGCAAATGCCGTAAAAGGTGCAAACAAACGTCCACTTAAGTCGTTAAGCGAGATTATCAAAGGTAAACAGGGGCGTTTCAGACAAAATTTACTTGGTAAACGTGTGGATTTCTCTGGTCGTTCCGTTATAGTTGTCGGTCCAAAGCTTAGAATGGATCAATGTGGTTTGCCTAAGAAAATGGCATTAGAGCTATTTAAGCCACACCTTTTAGCACGTTTAGAAGAAAAGGGCTATGCAACTACTGTAAAACAAGCTAAGAAAATGATAGAGGATAAGACAAACGAGGTATGGGAGTGTTTAGAAGAGGTTGTTAAAGATCACCCAGTTATGCTAAACCGTGCTCCGACGCTTCACAAACTATCCATCCAAGCGTTTCATCCAGTGTTAGTTGAAGGTAAAGCAATACAGCTTCATCCGCTAGTTTGTGCGGCGTTTAACGCAGACTTTGATGGTGACCAGATGGCGGTTCACGTGCCACTATCGCAGGAGGCTATTGCAGAGTGTAAAATTTTAATGCTTAGCTCTATGAATATCTTACTTCCAGCCAGCGGTAAGGCTATAACTGTGCCTAGCCAAGATATGGTTTTAGGGATTTATTACTTAAGCTTAGAGCGAACTGATGAAAAAGGTGCGAATAAAATTTTTGCATCAGTTGATGAGGTTATGATAGCCGAAGAGGCAAATACCCTAGGGCTTCATGCCAAGATAAAGACAATGATAGATGATAGGACGATGTTTACGACCGCTGGACGTTTGATACTTCGTTCGATACTACCAGATTTTGTTCCAGATAATATGTGGAATAAAGTAATGAAGAAAAAAGATATTGCGAATTTGGTTGATTATGTTTATCGCAATGGTGGACTTGAAGTAACGGCAGATTTTTTAGATAAGCTTAAAAATTTAGGTTTCCGTTATGCGACAAAAGCTGGAATCTCGATCTCTATAGCTGATATTATAGTTCCTGATAGCAAACAAAAACATATCGATGAAGCCAAGAAAAAGGTACGTGAGATTCAGCGTCAATACGGAGCTGGTCTGTTAACGGATAGTGAGAGGTATAATAAGATCGTTGATATCTGGACAGATACAAATAACTCTGTTGCTGGTGAGATGATGAAACTTATCCAAAATGATAAAGGTGGATTTAACTCTATTTATATGATGGCTGACTCTGGAGCTAGAGGCTCTGCGGCACAAATTCGTCAGCTTGCTGGTATGCGTGGCTTGATGGCTAAACCAGATGGCTCGATTATTGAGACTCCGATTACCTCAAATTTCCGTGAGGGTCTAAACATAATGGAATACTTCATTTCTACGCACGGAGCCAGAAAAGGTCTTGCGGATACTGCGTTAAAAACTGCAAACGCTGGTTATCTTACTCGTAAGTTGATAGATGTCGCACAAAATGTCAAGGTCACTATGCATGATTGTGGTACTCACGAAGGTGTTGAGATCACTGATATAACAGAAAATGGTGAACTTATAGAGAGCTTAGAAGAGAGAATTTTGGGTCGTATTTTGGCTGATGATGTGATTGATCCTATAACAAATGAAATTTTATTTTCAGAAGGTACGCTTATTGACGAAGAGAAGGCAAAAACTATTGCAGACGCTAGTATAAAATCAGTAAGTATAAGGACGCCTATTACTTGCAAAGCACCAAAAGGTGTATGTGCTAAGTGCTATGGTATAAATTTGGGCGAAGGTAAGCTAGTCAAACCAGGTGAAGCTGTCGGTATCATCTCAGCTCAATCTATCGGTGAGCCAGGAACTCAGCTAACACTTAGAACATTCCATATCGGTGGAACAGCATCAACTGAGCAGCAAGACCGTCAAGTAGTCGCTCAGCAAGAGGGCTTTATAAGATTTTATAACCTTAATACATACGAAAACAATGGTAAGATAATTGTTGCAAATAGAAGAAGTGCTGCTGTTTTACTAGTAGAGCCAAAGATTAAATCAACTATTGACGGTAAAGTAGAGATAGAATTTGCTCACGAAGACGTAAATATAACTATTAAAGGCAAAAAAGAAGAGGTTAAATACACTATCCGTAGGCACGATCTAGCAAAGCCAAATGAGCTTGCTGGTGTTAGTGGTAAGATCGAAGGAAAGATGTATATCCCTTATGCAAATGGCGATAAGATAAGTGCAAATGAAAGCCTTGTAGAGATTATAAAAGAGGGCTGGAATGTGCCAAATCGTATCCCTTATGCAAGTGAGTTAAAGATAACAGATGGAGAGCCAGTAACGCAGAAAATTTTATCAGGTGCGATCGGTATTGTTAAATTTTTCATACTCAATGGTGATTATTTAGAGCGTATTAAAGAGATAAAAAAGGGTCATAAAGTAACTGAAAAAGGGCTATTTGTCGTCGTTTCTGATAAAGATGGACGTGAGGCTGTTCGCCACTACATTCCAAGAAATTCTATTATTCAGCTAGATGATAATGAAGCCGTTGATACAAAAACTATTATCGCACTACCTGAGAGTAGCGATAAGCTAATAATCGCTGAGTGGGATCCATACTCAAGCCCAGTCATCGCAGAAGAGGCTGGTGTGGTTAGCTTTGAAGATATCGAGCCAGGATATAGTGCGGCTGAGCAGTTTGATGAGGCTACAGGACAGAGCCGTTTGGTTATAAATGAGTATCTGCCAAGTGGTGTAAAACCAACTATCATTGTAGCAACACAGACAGGTGGACTTATGAGATATCAGCTTGAGCCAAAAACAGCTATTTTCGTTACTGATGGTGCAGATGTTGCACAAGCTGATATTTTAGCTAAGACACCAAAAGCGGTCGCAAAATCAAAAGATATCACCGGTGGTCTCCCACGTGTATCTGAGTTATTTGAGGCACGTCGCCCTAAAAATACAGCTATTGTTGCTGAGATTGATGGTGTTGTAAGATTTGACAAGCCACTTCGCTCAAAAGAGCGTATAATTATAGAAGCAGAGGATGGTGCGACAGCTGAGTATCTTATAGATAAAACACGTCAAATTCAAGTTAGAAATGGTGAGTTTGTTCATGCTGGCGAGAAACTAACTGATGGTCTTATCTCAAGCCATGATATATTAAGAATTTTGGGCGAAAAGGCACTCCATTACTATTTGATTAGTGAAATTCAACAGGTTTATCGCCGTCAAGGTGTTGCGATAGCTGATAAGCATATTGAAATCATTGTATCTCAGATGTTGCGTCAAGTTAAGATCGTTGATAGTGGTAATACAAATTTTATCGTTGGCGATATGATCTCGCGTACTAAATTTAAAGAAGAAAATGAGCGTATTATGAGAATGGGTGGTGAACCTGCCATTGCTGAGCCGATACTTCTAGGTGTTACTCGTGCGGCTATCGGTAGTGATAGTGTTATATCTGCAGCATCTTTCCAAGAGACTACAAAGGTGCTTACAGAGGCATCAATAGCTGCTAAATTTGACTATCTTGAAGATCTAAAAGAAAATGTTATTCTAGGCCGTATGATACCTGTTGGAACTGGTCTTTATAAAGATAAAAAGATAAAATTAAAAGAAATTTAATATTCTTTTTCTTTGTTAGCCCCTTGTTTTAGGGGCTATGTATTAAATTTGATTTACTATTTTTTAGTATAATCCTTGATTTTAAAGGATGTATAATGTTAAAAAATAGTGATTTGGGGCTTTTATTACTCCGTCTTGGACTTGGAATTTGTCTATTTATCCACGGATTTGCGAAGCTTACCGGTGGCATTAGTTTTGTCAAATCGATGGTTGTCGGTGCTGGTTTGCCTGAAATTTTATCATACGGTGTTTATATTGGTGAAGTGGTCGCTCCACTTGCACTTATAATCGGTTTTTATTCACGTATTTCATCGGCTATTATAGCTATTAACTCAATTGTTATACTTTATGTTGCACATCCAAATTTATTGGCACTTACACAATACGGTGGTTTTAAAGCTGAGATTTTATACCTTTATATAGCTATGGCACTCTGCCTTGTTTTTATGGGTAGTGGTAAATATGCCGTTGCAAGAGATTAAAATTTGTTACATATTTATTAAATATTATTAATTTT
This portion of the Campylobacter anatolicus genome encodes:
- a CDS encoding DoxX family protein, translated to MLKNSDLGLLLLRLGLGICLFIHGFAKLTGGISFVKSMVVGAGLPEILSYGVYIGEVVAPLALIIGFYSRISSAIIAINSIVILYVAHPNLLALTQYGGFKAEILYLYIAMALCLVFMGSGKYAVARD
- the rpoC gene encoding DNA-directed RNA polymerase subunit beta', translated to MKTNNLIPIEIKEDHRPRNFEAFQLRLASPEKIKSWSHGEVKKPETINYRTLKPERDGLFCAKIFGPIRDYECLCGKYKKMRYKGVKCEKCGVEVTSSKVRRSRMGHIELVTPVAHIWYVNSLPSRIGTLLGIKMKDLERVLYYEAYIVEEPGEAFYDNENSKKVEKYDVLNEEQYQSLAQRYENNGFVARMGGEVIRDMLTDIDLMATLEQLKAEAEATNSEAKKKTIVKRLKVIESFLNSGNRPEWMMITNLPVLPPDLRPLVSLDGGKFAVSDVNDLYRRVINRNSRLKRLLELDAPEIIIRNEKRMLQEAVDALFDNGRRANAVKGANKRPLKSLSEIIKGKQGRFRQNLLGKRVDFSGRSVIVVGPKLRMDQCGLPKKMALELFKPHLLARLEEKGYATTVKQAKKMIEDKTNEVWECLEEVVKDHPVMLNRAPTLHKLSIQAFHPVLVEGKAIQLHPLVCAAFNADFDGDQMAVHVPLSQEAIAECKILMLSSMNILLPASGKAITVPSQDMVLGIYYLSLERTDEKGANKIFASVDEVMIAEEANTLGLHAKIKTMIDDRTMFTTAGRLILRSILPDFVPDNMWNKVMKKKDIANLVDYVYRNGGLEVTADFLDKLKNLGFRYATKAGISISIADIIVPDSKQKHIDEAKKKVREIQRQYGAGLLTDSERYNKIVDIWTDTNNSVAGEMMKLIQNDKGGFNSIYMMADSGARGSAAQIRQLAGMRGLMAKPDGSIIETPITSNFREGLNIMEYFISTHGARKGLADTALKTANAGYLTRKLIDVAQNVKVTMHDCGTHEGVEITDITENGELIESLEERILGRILADDVIDPITNEILFSEGTLIDEEKAKTIADASIKSVSIRTPITCKAPKGVCAKCYGINLGEGKLVKPGEAVGIISAQSIGEPGTQLTLRTFHIGGTASTEQQDRQVVAQQEGFIRFYNLNTYENNGKIIVANRRSAAVLLVEPKIKSTIDGKVEIEFAHEDVNITIKGKKEEVKYTIRRHDLAKPNELAGVSGKIEGKMYIPYANGDKISANESLVEIIKEGWNVPNRIPYASELKITDGEPVTQKILSGAIGIVKFFILNGDYLERIKEIKKGHKVTEKGLFVVVSDKDGREAVRHYIPRNSIIQLDDNEAVDTKTIIALPESSDKLIIAEWDPYSSPVIAEEAGVVSFEDIEPGYSAAEQFDEATGQSRLVINEYLPSGVKPTIIVATQTGGLMRYQLEPKTAIFVTDGADVAQADILAKTPKAVAKSKDITGGLPRVSELFEARRPKNTAIVAEIDGVVRFDKPLRSKERIIIEAEDGATAEYLIDKTRQIQVRNGEFVHAGEKLTDGLISSHDILRILGEKALHYYLISEIQQVYRRQGVAIADKHIEIIVSQMLRQVKIVDSGNTNFIVGDMISRTKFKEENERIMRMGGEPAIAEPILLGVTRAAIGSDSVISAASFQETTKVLTEASIAAKFDYLEDLKENVILGRMIPVGTGLYKDKKIKLKEI